One genomic window of Glycine soja cultivar W05 chromosome 9, ASM419377v2, whole genome shotgun sequence includes the following:
- the LOC114367771 gene encoding uncharacterized protein LOC114367771 produces MARVPDKIKLIDGSRETLKLSVRITDLWFIGIPEKSEQAEMMVVDSDELGRYYPAHSGKITAYRSYPSSVSNSFKASKLMINELVLEIQEFRERKSNARFCKQEIVCVTVVKITTIVMDNHSWCYPACSQCHKKTDIETMSFTCPCGKDNDQPDRECAELIGQSADEVNRLKIEDGDVDLNASLQVLDRLLDCFLAFKVKVQPRFRNAVVLRYSDESNLINVVLDMLPDTEQSMFITSDDDRSMLDSTEPTELESQFVSVTADNDPLLRIPLTPTKRASFDELDDGPKNFEISHAKVSSNKLAKLCQPE; encoded by the exons ATGGCACGTGTTCCTGATAAGATTAAGTTGATAGATGGATCAAGGGAAACTCTTAAGCTTTCTGTAAGGATCACTGATCTTTGGTTCATTGGGATCCCTGAAAAGTCTGAACAAGCCGAAATGATGGTTGTTGATTCTGATGAAT TGGGCAGGTACTATCCTGCACACTCTGGGAAAATTACTGCTTACA GATCATATCCGTCGTCAGTCAGTAATTCTTTCAAGGCGTCTAAACTCATGATCAACGAGCTTGTGTTAGAAATCCAAGAATTCAGAGAGAG AAAATCTAATGCCCGTTTTTGCAAACAGGAAATTGTTTGTGTTACTGTCGTCAAGATTACAACTATAGTGATGGACAACCATTCATGGTGTTATCCGGCTTGCAGTCAATGTCACAAAAAAACTGACATAGAAACTATGTCATTCACATGTCCATGTGGCAAAGACAACGACCAACCT GACCGTGAATGTGCAGAGTTAATTGGTCAATCGGCGGATGAAGTCAACAGACTCAAAATAGAA GATGGCGATGTTGATTTAAATGCCTCTCTTCAAGTACTAGATAGGCTATTGGATTGTTTCCTTGCATTCAAAGTCAAGGTACAACCAAGGTTCAGGAATGCTGTTGTTCTTAGATATTCAGATGAATCAAACTTGATCAATGTTGTGCTGGATATGCTTCCCGATACTGAG CAATCTATGTTTATTACCTCCGATGATGATCGTTCAATGCTTGACTCGACTGAGCCTACAGAGCTTGAATCT CAATTTGTCTCTGTTACTGCTGATAATGACCCTCTTCTCAGGATTCCATTGACACCAACTAAGCGTGCATCTTTTGATGAGTTGGATGATGGACCCAAAAACTTTGAGATTTCACATGCCAAAgtttcctcaaataaattagCGAAGCTTTGTCAACCTGAATGA